GGTATAACGGTCTGCCCAGGTAGTCAGTGCCGATCCGTTTAATTTGAATACTGCCCAGAACAGGATTACCACACCAAAAATCGCTAAAAGTGCTGCAATTGGTCTTTTGTCCTCTGTTTTTGCTTTGAAATACAAACTGGCATAAAATAATACAACCGGAATACACGCAAAGATAAAGGCATCGGTGCTATCGGAACCGAAGATATAGCTGTCCGGATTCGCATCGGAAGCCACGCCTTTCAACAACCAGCCGATTACGCCAAATACCGCAGACGGTACCAGGATGAACAGTATAATTTTCCAGAACGGCATGTCGCCTTCCTGTACTCCTTTTTTCTGATCGTAACCTATATAGTGTTTGGTTCCGGACATGAATATCAATACTCCGATAAACATTCCCACTCCGGCAGCCATAAAGGCCCAATGCCACCCTAAAAGGATCTGCAAAGCAGCACCAAAGAAGTTACAGATAAAAGCACCTACATTAATTCCCATATAGAAAATATTGTAGCCTTCGTCCTTTTTGTCTTTGTATTCTTCTTTGGAATAGAAGTTCCCTAATAAGGTCGAGATATTCGGTTTAAAGAAACCGTTCCCTAAAATAACCAGTGTCATGGCTATATATAAGACGGTAATGGAGTGTACTCCCATCAGGAAGTACCCTATTCCCATTAATATTCCGCCTATGATAATTGATTTTCTGTAACCTAAGTAGCGGTCTGCTACTAATCCACCTATAAATGGAGTAAGAAATACTAAAGCAATAAAAGTTCCGTATAAATCAGAAGCTTCTTTTTCGGTCATTGCAAAGCCGGCTTCTACATCTTTTAAATACAATGTAAAAATTCCGATCATTAAATAGTAGCCGAAACGTTCCCACATTTCTGACAAGAATAAAAACGGTAAAGCTTTGGGATGTTTATTCCACATATATTGTTATTTAAGCATTAAAATTATTTTACTCCGTGCATCATTTTCTTAAGAACCGGAGTTAATAAGAATAAAACAACAGATGCAGCACCACACAATATCACGAATACCATAAAGAATTCGAATAGGTTATGGATCTCAAATCCGGCAAAAACACGGTATTGTGCGCTGATTTGATTGTCTGCTAATAATTTTAACTGCTCAGCCGTTGGTGTAACGGTTTTATCCAATACTGCCTGAAGGTCGATTCCAAGCTCCTCTGCTTTTTTGAATTTGTCTCCGGTAGCCGGCAAAATAGATCCTAATGTTCCTGCTAAAGCATATCCTGAAGCATTTGACAGGAAGAATACACCGTATAATAATGATGCAAAACGTTTTGGCGATAATTTACCTACCAATGATAGTCCGATTGGTGATAAACACAATTCCCCACACGTCTGGATCAGGTATAATAAGATTAACCATTTGATGGCTAACAATCCGCTGTTTCCTAAATCTTTTACATTGTAAGCAATGATAAAATAACTCACTGCGATCAGCATTAATCCGAAAGCCTGTTTCATTGGCGAAATCGGCTCGTTTCCTTTTGCTCTTAATTTATCCCATAGGATACTGAATGGTACTGCAAGCATCACCACGAATAAACCGTTGAAAATCTGCACCATTGACGGCGGCATCTGCCATCCGAAGAAGTTTCTGTCGGTCTGGTTATCGGCAATAAAGGTTAACGAAGAACCTGCCTGTTCGAAAGCAGCCCAGAAGAAGATCACGAAGAAAGAAACAATATAGATTACTAAAATTCTGTCTCTTTCAATTTTAGTTAATGATTTATCCGATAAAATCAATCCTGCCAATGTTAAACCACTGGAATAGATTAACGAGTAAATTACGTTTTGTCCAAATACATAATGGAAGAAAAATCCTAATCCTACAAATGCAATAACGGCAATGATTAATGACAGGGAAGAGAATTCTGCTTTTTGTGCTTCTCCTTCTTCAAAGTCAGCCGCATTATGTCCTGAAGGCAATCCTCCTAACGGTTTTCCTTCCGGCGTTACCACATATTTGTTTTTAAGGAAGAAGAATACTGCGGTACCAATTGCCATTGCTAATGCAGCCGCAAGGAATCCCCATTTAAACGCATGGATATCCCTCATTCCGCCTGCATCCTTAACGTCACCAACAATAGGACAGATAAATTGTCCTAAAAATGCTCCGATGTTGATTCCCATGTAGAAAATCGTAAAAGCCGTATCCAATTTGCTTTTTTCTTCTTTTGGATACAAACTTCCCACCATACTGGAAATATTCGGTTTGAAGAATCCGTTACCGAAAATAATAACACCTAATGCAGCATACATCAATGTTTTTGCCAACTCTAAGTTAGACGGGAATACGGTTGCACTGGTAAAAAGCAATAACTGTCCGATAGCCATTAAAGACCCGCCCAGCATGATACAGTTTCTGTTTCCTAAAAATCTGTCGGAGATAAAACCGCCCAACATTGGTGTCAGATAGCATAAACCAAGAAATCCACCATAAATTAAGGAAGCTTCCTCTTCTTTCATCATTAACGAGTTAACCAGGAATAAGGTTAACAATGCTCTCATTCCATAGAAGTTGAACCGCTCCCACATTTCGGTTCCGAATAATACCCAAAGTCCTTTTGGATGTCCTTGTTTTACTGTCTTTTCGCTCATTTGTATTGTTTTTGGTTTTTTGGTTTGGTTTTATATTATAACTTCTCTTTGATAAAGTTGGTCATTTTAGTGTACAACTGCAAACGTGTTTTTCCACCGTAGATACCGTGATTTTTATCCGGATAAATTGCCCAGTCAAATTGTTTGTTTGCCTGTACCAAAGCTTCTACCATTTTCATGGTATTTTGTACATGCACATTATCATCGGCAGTTCCGTGAACCAAAAGGAAGTTTCCTTTTAATTTGCTCACATGGTTAATAGGTGAATTGTTGTCATATCCTGAGGCATTCTCCTGAGGCGTCTGCATATATCTTTCTGTATAAACACTGTCATAATATCTCCAGCTGGTAACCGGTGCAACGGCAATAGCCATTTTGAAAGTATCACTTCCCTGGAAAATACAGTTGGACGACATGAATCCACCGTAGCTCCATCCAAAAATACCGATTCTGGTTTTGTCTACATAAGCATAGTTTCCAATTACTTTTGCAGCATCAATCTGATCTTCTACTTCAAATTTACCCAGTTCTTTGTAGGTGCATTTTTTAAATTCTGCTCCTTTAAAACCGGTTCCGCGTCCGTCCACACAAGCCACGATATAGCCTTGCTGGGTTAACATCATAAACCAATAATCATCCGTTCCGTTCCAGTCGTTGTTTACCTGCTGGGAACCCGGTCCAGAATACTGGTACATGAATACCGGATATTTTTTATTCGGGTCAAAGTCTTTTGGTTTGATTATCCAGGCATTCAGCTGGTTTCCTTTTTCTGTTGTTAAAACAAAAAATTCTTTTGTTGGCAAATCATATTTCGCCAGTTTGCTTTCCAAAGCTTCGTTGGATACGATCGTTTTAACAAGCTTACCGGTTTTTGTTTCGTGCAGTGTGTGTTTCGGCGCGTTTTTAGCACTCGAAAAAGAGTTGATGAAGTATTCGAAGTTCGGGCTGAAAGTAGCGCTGTTTGTTCCGGTTAGTTCCGTTAAACGCTTTTTGTCTTTTCCGGTTAGTTTAACACTGTAAACGTCTCTGTTAATCGATCCGTTTTCTGTAGACTGGTAGAAAATGGTTCCGGTTTTTTCATTAAATCCGTAGTAGTTGGTTACTTCCCAGTTTCCTTTGGTTATCTGGTTAATCAGTTTTCCGGTTTTAGCGTAGTGATAGATCTGATTGAATCCGTCTTTTTCGCTTGTCCAGATAAAACTGTTGTCTTTTAAGAACGTTAAATTGTCCGTTACATCCACATAAGCTTTGTCTTTCTCATTCAACACCACTTTTGCCGTTGCCGAATTTCCATCAACAAACAATAGATCCAGATTGTTCTGGTGTCTGTTCAGTACCTGGGCACTTAACGTATTGGTCTCATTGGTCCATTTGATACGGGCAATATAGAAATCGTTATAGTTATCTAAGTTAACTTTTTTAGTTGTTCCCGATTTTACATCGTAGATGTGTAAGGAAACCACTGCATTCTTCTCTCCTGCTTTCGGATATTTAAAAACATCCTGCGTTGGGTATAATCCCTGGTTGTACATATCCATGGAGAATTCCGGAACCTCTGTTTCATCAAAACGGATAAATCCGATTTTATCACTTCCGGCATTCCAGTCGAAAGCACGCACAAAAGAAAATTCTTCTTCATATACCCAATCCGTAATACCGTTGATGA
This region of Flavobacterium inviolabile genomic DNA includes:
- a CDS encoding peptide MFS transporter; protein product: MWNKHPKALPFLFLSEMWERFGYYLMIGIFTLYLKDVEAGFAMTEKEASDLYGTFIALVFLTPFIGGLVADRYLGYRKSIIIGGILMGIGYFLMGVHSITVLYIAMTLVILGNGFFKPNISTLLGNFYSKEEYKDKKDEGYNIFYMGINVGAFICNFFGAALQILLGWHWAFMAAGVGMFIGVLIFMSGTKHYIGYDQKKGVQEGDMPFWKIILFILVPSAVFGVIGWLLKGVASDANPDSYIFGSDSTDAFIFACIPVVLFYASLYFKAKTEDKRPIAALLAIFGVVILFWAVFKLNGSALTTWADRYTDRQTTETTANVFNGLKLAKQVEFKKDSVELYDDQFRLQKENGVVKKEVNYPLYFRNVAPEKLPQEGSTVSLWATNLSQSINPGWVIILTPLVVAFFTFLRNRKKEPSTPTKIAFGLLISALSVLVMIAAVKMGNNGTEKVSVWWLVANYGIITIGELFLSPMGLSVVSKLSPTNITSLMMGGWFLATSIGNKLSGVLASMWDTYEDKTDFFWVNFSLLLVASLMMFVLLKWLNAIMKEKGIN
- a CDS encoding peptide MFS transporter, with the protein product MSEKTVKQGHPKGLWVLFGTEMWERFNFYGMRALLTLFLVNSLMMKEEEASLIYGGFLGLCYLTPMLGGFISDRFLGNRNCIMLGGSLMAIGQLLLFTSATVFPSNLELAKTLMYAALGVIIFGNGFFKPNISSMVGSLYPKEEKSKLDTAFTIFYMGINIGAFLGQFICPIVGDVKDAGGMRDIHAFKWGFLAAALAMAIGTAVFFFLKNKYVVTPEGKPLGGLPSGHNAADFEEGEAQKAEFSSLSLIIAVIAFVGLGFFFHYVFGQNVIYSLIYSSGLTLAGLILSDKSLTKIERDRILVIYIVSFFVIFFWAAFEQAGSSLTFIADNQTDRNFFGWQMPPSMVQIFNGLFVVMLAVPFSILWDKLRAKGNEPISPMKQAFGLMLIAVSYFIIAYNVKDLGNSGLLAIKWLILLYLIQTCGELCLSPIGLSLVGKLSPKRFASLLYGVFFLSNASGYALAGTLGSILPATGDKFKKAEELGIDLQAVLDKTVTPTAEQLKLLADNQISAQYRVFAGFEIHNLFEFFMVFVILCGAASVVLFLLTPVLKKMMHGVK
- a CDS encoding S9 family peptidase; the protein is MKHFKKSLFLLLLTSLSVVAQQKITLEEIWGGAFRTQGMTALEAMKNTNQYTVLNFDRSTKSSQIDLYDFATLNKVATLIDSKDFKELQGIDSYTFNADEKKILIANNSDQIFRHSFVADYFIYDTAAKTLTKLADYKVQEPTFSPDGTKIGYAYGNNLYVYDLATKKHTQITKDGKKNHIINGITDWVYEEEFSFVRAFDWNAGSDKIGFIRFDETEVPEFSMDMYNQGLYPTQDVFKYPKAGEKNAVVSLHIYDVKSGTTKKVNLDNYNDFYIARIKWTNETNTLSAQVLNRHQNNLDLLFVDGNSATAKVVLNEKDKAYVDVTDNLTFLKDNSFIWTSEKDGFNQIYHYAKTGKLINQITKGNWEVTNYYGFNEKTGTIFYQSTENGSINRDVYSVKLTGKDKKRLTELTGTNSATFSPNFEYFINSFSSAKNAPKHTLHETKTGKLVKTIVSNEALESKLAKYDLPTKEFFVLTTEKGNQLNAWIIKPKDFDPNKKYPVFMYQYSGPGSQQVNNDWNGTDDYWFMMLTQQGYIVACVDGRGTGFKGAEFKKCTYKELGKFEVEDQIDAAKVIGNYAYVDKTRIGIFGWSYGGFMSSNCIFQGSDTFKMAIAVAPVTSWRYYDSVYTERYMQTPQENASGYDNNSPINHVSKLKGNFLLVHGTADDNVHVQNTMKMVEALVQANKQFDWAIYPDKNHGIYGGKTRLQLYTKMTNFIKEKL